In the genome of Impatiens glandulifera chromosome 6, dImpGla2.1, whole genome shotgun sequence, the window TGTGAGATACAGGCATATAAACACAGATTGATGAGTTATGGGCTTGCAGAGTCTGAGCCGGATGGTGAGAGAGGGGTCATAATCCGCAATGACAGCTTTATTGAATTTGGTTCACAATGTGATCTTCCCATTCATGATTATCCACCTCTAAAGTGCAGTCTGAATGAGAACTTTGTTGGCTTAGCCGCAGACAATGATATGGATGATGTTGAGAAATATGCATTTGGTGAGTCTCAAAGTTCTTATGATCATTTGAAGGATATAGAGTCGAGGATCAATCAGTTAGAAAATAATCCTCAAAACAATAATTCAGGTGGAGACTTTTCAATTAACAACAATGTCTCTGATAAGGTTATTCTTCCCCAATCTCCTAGACTACCTGGACACTTGAGGAGAATTTCTACAGAGAAATCAATTTCAATTGATGAAACAGTTAAAGAAATAGGTTCGGACTATGCCTCAGAACCTCCAATGCATAGTGATATGCAAAAGATGGAAAATGGAAAGGAAGAAGAGCATATTTTTGCAAAGGTGGAATATACAACAGAATATGTAGATGATATAAATGATAGGGTATACACAAAGTATCTTGTTAATCAAGGGAGTACCAATGATGGTTCTCTTAAACTTAAGCCCCCTTTAGGAGATTACCATGCTGATCTGATTACACCAAAGGACCCTTCGAATCAAACAGAAGCTGGGGATCCTGAGATGAAGAAGCTTTGCTTGAGACTTCAAGCACTTGAGGCTGATAGGGAATCAATGAGACAGGCAATAGTTTCTATGCGAACTGACAAAGCACAGTTAGTTCTGTTGAAGGAGATTGCTCAACATTTGTGTAAAGATATGTCCACAGTGAAAAGAGTTCCTGTAAAAAAGGCATTCCTTTTCAGCACCTTTTCCATTGTGTCTGTCCTCAAGgtaattaacaattttttttttgcattttacCAAGTTAGTATAACCACACAGGAGTGACCCCTGCCTTAAGTATAAAGAACTTCAACATTGATTCAGATAATGTATTTTAGGCTGTGATTGTCAGAACATTGTggtgaaaatgagggattttctTACAAGGACTGTAATAAAAACAattgaagatgaaattataaCCAATCTGATTGTCCAGTTTCGGCTGTCTATAAAAGTGATATTACTTTACATGTATTATTGTGATGTGTCTAGGTTAAAGTGTTCTTAATAATGATTCATTCCTGTTAAAAGCAGTGTAGATTATCTTGACTATATTCGTTAAAAACGAGACATAAAAGAAAATCCAATCTCTTGATGAACGCAAGTAAATCTGCTATTATTTTGTTCGTGATGTTAATCCTATTTTTCTTGTCTAATGCCACATTTTACAAAGCATTTCTATGTTATTGGTTTTGTACATATTACTATTCTCAATAGATCtaacttgtatatatatatatgcctattattttttcagtgGCTTGCATCTTTCATTTTTTGGAGGAGGAAAGCTCAGCGCAGCAAGTGAGTTGTTAATTGTTATTTGAAGCttgtatttattttcttttgttattattctttttctaaTTGTAGAAAGTCTAAGTGAAACCTCTGTGGTTATTAACCAACtagttatttccaaataaccttgtttggtGTAAGAAGTTGgttattttggataaaattagCATAATGTCCTCCTTATTACCTAATATTTGAAGCTtgcatttattttcttttgttattattctttttctaaTTGTAGAAAGTCTAAGTGAAACCTCTGTGGTTATTAACCAACtagttatttccaaataaccttgtttggtGTAAGAAGTTAgttattttggataaaattagCATAATGTTCTCATTGCCTAATATTTTTTCCCCATAAAATATAAGGATAATTTGATAGTTTAGATGACGATATGTTGATGTGATGATACATTTGATGTTAGATTGGATAGTgggttatttagaaataatgtTAAATAACCCACACTAATCAATGCCctaaaatggttaaatataggaaaataactaaaatattgcCGCTGAACTTTATTTAAAGTTCAAATGATCCTTTGAACACTATAAAAGGGTATAGATTCTTATAGAATAACACAGCAAATATTCCCATTATCACACAACCTTCTACGTccaattgttaattttttttagaaacatAATTATTCGTCTAAAACAATCTGTTTGcgtcttaattaatttgtcgCAGAACAACAAAAGAATATACAAACATGGAACACATCTCCCTAACAATCAATCCTCCCTCCTTGAATAAGAAACCCAACTGCCCCACAAACCTAATCGGTCTGTTAGAAAACCAACATCTATATAAACCTAATTCAAACGAATCAAGCAAAACCAAAATCcactatatttataatttggtaCAAGGATAGTTGAAATGAAAGCTTGAAATTAAAGACACTGTCACCTTTAGGATGAGATCTCAATGCTCTTATTTGCTTGTTCCCTTATTTGTTctttttataaacattattatctacatcttctcttcttttttgcATCTCTTATATCTATTCCCTTAAATATTGAAACAATTCCTTGCTCTTTCATCACtctcttttcatttttctcCGTTCTTCCTTTCTAACAATCTTCAATCCTTAATACGACCAGACTGTTCATCCCCTTACATCGCTCCGTCCATACCTCTCATCTTGATACTTGTAGCATcagaacaaaacaacatcaCACCAAACTACACAGAACACTCACAATGGCGTAATGAtcctgatgcagcgtgcgtggctaggatgaatctttatcaagattcgttgattcttacgaataccgaaagtcgatagatattgaggaaacctcgttttctgattaataatcttcttcccctttacaatggaataccttcagggtatttataggacttacacgtattaaattaggaattacgtctaattacaatttaattacactaatttaggatattccttccataacaagaatatccctacctaatttagaatatcccttgtaatctcttccttaattagaatatatattataatcctttccttgattagaatatatcttccaatcccttccttaattagattatcttccaatctctttgactcgcaccgcatcattccccccagggtggaaaagattcgtcctcgaatctggaaccgcatcatcctcatcagaagaagactcacccacaaaaggaacaagatgcttcacattgaacacatcagaggtacgcacatggctgggaaggcgtaaacgatacgtattggggttgatcttctccacaatctcaacaggaccaatcttcttagcagcaagcttgctatattcatgagctggaaaacgatccttagtcagaatagcccacacaaagtcaccaacttcaaaatcaacagcacgccttctcgaatcagccttctccttgtacttggcagtagcagcaaccaagcggtcatgagtggtctgatgaacctgagccaactgaccaacaaaatccgcagcagtggaatgaggacgcaccttgctgggcagcgctaacaaaacaagaggagcacgcggagacagcccgtaaatcacatggaaaggactgaaaccagtggagtgATTAACatcatgattgtgagcaaactcggcctgaggcagcttcagatcccaagccttaggatgatccccaattaaactgcgcagaaggttccccaaagacctattaacaacttcagtttggccatcagtttgcgggtgataggcactgctaaaattcagctgagtattaaccaaacgccaaagactcctccaaaagtgactcacaaagcgagtgtcccgatcagaaactatggaggcaggaagtccatgaaggcgatacacatccctgaaataaaactgtgcaacagccacagcatcagaggttttcttgcagggaatgaaatgaaccatcttcgagaatcggtcaaccaccacaaaaatcgaatcagaaccacgctgggtacgtggcagcccaaggacaaaatccagtttgctaaacacagaagcaccacccaactgatccaacaagtcatccaaccggggaataggaaaccgataacgcactgtaatcttgttgatagcacgactatcaatgcacatacgccaagacccatccttttttggggtaagaagggccgggacagcacagggactaaggctctctcgaatgtgtcccttagccagcaagtcctccacctgtctacgtaactcgtcatgttctttgggactcatgcggtaatgaagacggttgggtagggcagcacctggaaccaagtcaatgtgatgctggatatcacgcaaaggaggcaaggcacaaggcagattctcaagaaaaacatctgcaaactcctgtaacagcggctgcactggaataggcacctcagaactagcaccacaggtaatcagcgaacaaaatagagcaaacaccatgcctgattcgaccatggcggtttgaaaaggaccccgagacaacaaggtggcagggggggacacatgatgagtgggggcagcacccttcttgggctgatttggcatcaacacaatcttggtaccatgaaataagaacgtgtaggtattagcacgcccatcatgtataacagaatgatcaaactgccaagggcgaccaagtaaaaggtgacaagcatccataggaaccacatcacaatatacagcatcacgataatgggaaccaatggaaaaattaacaagtacgcgcttcgaaactgtaacatccgtaccttgactcagccaggacaagcgataaggcttgggatgaggttcagtggacagacccagcttcgaaactgcaacctcagaaatcacattctcacaactcccagcatcaatgatgaaggtgcaaactttgccaccgatggtacaagtggaatgaaacagattattgcgtaaccactcgttgtcaggagcacgaggggttaaacatgatcgacgaatcaccaaaagggggccaacatcaccagaaacatactcctccgctgcctcatcatcataaacatcatacactggggctgaatctgaaggaagagcagagtcaggatcatccacctcagtaaaaagaccacgattggtggactttgggttgcgacactctgcttggcgatggccaacttcaccacaattgaaacaacgcaagccaccgggacgtccctgcgggggggctgtagtgccgcgagggggggctggggtgggatgggccgactgggaagaagaaccaatgccactagtggggacaacctgttttccaaagctacccgaaccgcgcctggctagctgtttctcagcctgtgaagcacgctgatgtgcctcagaaacagtcaagggatcaaacatattcaaaatatcctgcaactggaggcgaaggccaccaatatagcgagaaaccaactggagaggggactcagacaggtcaacacgagccacaaaggtgtaaaactcagtggaatagtcatccacggaacgagaaccctgacgaagattctggaaccgctggtacaggttacgttcgtaattatatggtagaaacgcagccctaatatgcttcctgaatttgtcccaattcgtgagctttgccttaccatgacgaacacgtgtctgtttcaactgctgccaccatgcttgtgcacgaccatgtaagcggatcgtaacaaggggtacacgacgatctgcaggaacttccttgaaatccagaatctcttcaacctgagaaagccaatcaataaactcttccggtgatagactaccatcgaacttagggatgtccaccctgaaagcctgctcccagcgatgattggggcgttcaggggatcgattccgaagaccaccgagagggttttcatctgtcatcgtaacatcatcttcagggtggtgcatgtgcatagatgcatccatccgttgcgtcaaccattcaacctgccgcctcaaatcgtcgttatcacggcgaaactcagcgttttcacgtcgcaactcagcaaggtcaccatcatcagcaccaggggtagggttgcgcggctgtcttcggggcggcatacctcagggtcgactggaaactgataccaactgatgcagcgtgcgtggctaggatgaatctttatcaagattcgttgattcttacgaataccgaaagtcgatagatattgaggaaacctcgttttctgattaataatcttcttcccctttacaatggaataccttcagggtatttataggacttacacgtattaaattaggaattacgtctaattacaatttaattacactaatttaggatattccttccataacaagaatatccctacctaatttagaatatcccttgtaatctcttccttaattagaatatatattataatcctttccttgattagaatatatcttccaatcccttccttaattagattatcttccaatctctttgactcgcaccgcatcagaTCCTTTGATAAGCTAAGAATTAGAATCAACATTTAACCTAGCTTGAATTAAAGATTGTACCTTAAAGAAGAATGCTAGAATGTGAGTTGAGATAGAAGAATCAACAGTTGTATCAATTGAAAAGTAGAGAATGTTAGAACACCGATAGTTGTATCCTCAATGCATACTAGTTCATTCATGAATAAACATTTAAACCAAAACCACCATGGAAGAGCGTAGAAGCAATATTAATAGCCTACCATCATgcaaatcatttaaatatataatactcAAACTTGCTTACCTCAATTCTTTACTTACCAGTTACCCCTTGATAAGTACCCATCCTTAAATACCACCTCtaatttatttcctttatttatttaaccttagTCTCGTCAAACAAATCCAatatcatgtatatatattgagCTATTAATCATTCTTGTTGGCCTCATCTTGTTATCAAACATTCTTCTATTCTTTCAATCTTTATGTTGCACCATCACATAATTATCAAACATTCTTCTATTCCTTTCAATTCATGTGCACCACCACATAATAATCGGGATTGCAAACTATTTGTTCTTTTTCTTTAGCTCTTTACACACTCCCACCCATAGTTCCCAGAACTCTTTGATAGAGTTTGGAATAACCAATTCAATCCCCAGTGAATACGATACTAAACCCCATATATTAATGATAAGCGGGCAAGGTAACATTAAATGAGCTGCTGATTCTTCATCCTTATAGCATAGTCGACACCTACTTGTTATGATCATTCCCTTTTACATTTATCATCCGTCAAGATTCCTCCCTGAGTTGCACCCCACCAAACGGATGCAATCTTGGTTGGATCCCCTGAATCCATACTTGATCCCATGGAAACTCAATCTTTTTCCTCATTCAAGGTCGAATAACAATGCTCAACACTAAACTCCTCTTTATCCTGCCACCCAAGGGTTATTGTATAAGTTTTAATTGAATACTAGCCATCTCAACTTAAATTGCATATGTGTCAGCTTAAGATGCTTAGAATAGCCATGTGAATCTAACCGGATTTGGTAGAGAAatccaataaatttattaaccaTGGTATAAATACATCTCGATTTTCAAATGTGATGCCTTCTAGATCCACTCCTATTTGattacaattaatatttttgagaatttagcCATCAGAATTATTATTTGTGTGTATTTTGGGCTAAGTTGGCATACATATAATGAAAACTACAAATGGAGACTGTTGTTGAACAATGGGGTCATTCACATAATCTTATAGAGGCTTAGGTTATTATGTACCTTTTCAAGAGTAGGGACTTGAGGATATGTAGCCAAAGTTCAGGAGCTCCTTTGTCCTTTTTTccttaaagataattttaaatttctttgCCTAGATAGGGTTGTGTCAAAAGTCCATTTCTAGTTCTGAATAATGGTGCTGTGACTTGTGACTATTGGATGTCGGTTATTCATAATCAGCCTTTAGATGGTGTGAGTGACCGATCTGATGTCagttatttgttattaattcCAAATAATCCAACATCTCATCAAAAATCTACACATCAAATCACATTATTcaaatcaaccaaaatactttatatttttctattttatatttatacctCTAAATTCTTTTCACgcaaataacctaattttcaataacctacgtgaaacaaggttatttgaaaataaacacTTGATTATTCAAAGAACCCTAGATCAATCAAGGCCGAATTGCAATCacttgatttttcaaataaacacttgaTTTTTCAGTGATTTTTGTGAAAATTGTAATCAAATACTATCAAATTACTGGCTTGTGAAGTAGTCAGTAGACCCACTAATCTGTAATATActtgaatttataataataataataaaaataattgggtAATTATATGAAACCATAGTAATGTGTGgagttatttttcttataataatctaaaatttatttcaaactttaaaattttcatctaATTCATTGTCTTGTTCCAGGTACACATTTGGGTTGACTAACAATGTTGGCCTATTGATGCTTTTGGACAAGGCACCCAATTTGAGACAATGGAAATATCACTCAATCACAAGAGAGTGATTTGTGAAGCTCTGCTAATTGCAGGACAATTAAGTTTGGTGATCTTTCTCCTTGTAGATTGTGGGTTCGTGCAGGATTTATTGGAGGTTTGGGGTAATTACTGTACAGTCTTGTTTCACCTCATTTTCTGCTGTTTGAGTACATCTCTAGAGAATATATGTAGTGTGTTCAAGAAATGGTATAAAGTCTAtagacattgtttttattaatagaaTTGTGTTTGTGACAATtctattaatacaatttttaacattaagaATACGGGATTTATCAGTTCATACATTAGCATGTTGCTTTCTAGGTTGTTGAAGGTGTCTTTCTCAAGATTCTTCAATCTGTATATCTTTTGTATCATTGTATAGTATTATTGTTGAAGATTGCAAAATGTGAAGAGCGTCATGATATCTAACAACTGAATTTGCATTTGTAATGGATCCGGGCTTGATTGTAAGTAGTCTGtttgtttttctattaattGTAAATCTCAGTTTGGTTGTTTTGTAGCTTATTTTCCTCTATTTGGAATTTGAACAGTTAAGATTGAAGTTTGAGACACTAATTTCCCCCCTCCCTTTATTTTGTAGTGGTAGGAGTATTGCTATGTTGAAGGGTTGTAATGACTTTTGTGAGGAATGAAATGT includes:
- the LOC124942902 gene encoding myosin-binding protein 7-like → MELEGAIPSTCLVKCCDCVCDCSLMNRSYSRPWIRTVKRKLSEFEEENRFSIPDFPFSQIARVEVENECEALRDIIRAQQETIQELSIELEEERNASSSAVNETMSMILRLQKEKSEIQMEARQFKRFAEEKMQHGQDELSAMDELLYKREQSIQSLYCEIQAYKHRLMSYGLAESEPDGERGVIIRNDSFIEFGSQCDLPIHDYPPLKCSLNENFVGLAADNDMDDVEKYAFGESQSSYDHLKDIESRINQLENNPQNNNSGGDFSINNNVSDKVILPQSPRLPGHLRRISTEKSISIDETVKEIGSDYASEPPMHSDMQKMENGKEEEHIFAKVEYTTEYVDDINDRVYTKYLVNQGSTNDGSLKLKPPLGDYHADLITPKDPSNQTEAGDPEMKKLCLRLQALEADRESMRQAIVSMRTDKAQLVLLKEIAQHLCKDMSTVKRVPVKKAFLFSTFSIVSVLKWLASFIFWRRKAQRSKYTFGLTNNVGLLMLLDKAPNLRQWKYHSITRE